Proteins from one Primulina huaijiensis isolate GDHJ02 chromosome 18, ASM1229523v2, whole genome shotgun sequence genomic window:
- the LOC140965078 gene encoding uncharacterized protein, with protein MDFFSKFTKPADHSKPASKSQEPNITTEPSNTDLFSSAKVVAGASQSYFSHQPATYENTEVAGATADILNAASEYGKLDKTQGVGKYVDQAESYLKEYESSNTKPAATSAADTASDAGVKVAPTTEAAETDIAATKGADASTEESTKHKSYVEDKTEGLSSKPPAVDAPVKTDTSDVYGEDKADGLPNKTSGGSAATETDAIGEYIDIQASGGGGATTKTDVSDAYQQPKVDKYEESTEEDFRKKPTAAATDTSEYHAKGTEEGISDKPSSGCLAAGTDAGDSGYADSEESLPKNSAGGYAAGDDASEKVSQSGGGFGNFTKVAGDFLNK; from the coding sequence ATGGATTTCTTCTCAAAATTCACCAAACCTGCAGATCATTCCAAGCCAGCTTCGAAGAGTCAGGAGCCAAACATTACCACTGAACCCTCCAACACTGACCTTTTCAGCAGCGCCAAGGTGGTGGCGGGGGCCTCGCAGTCTTATTTCAGCCATCAACCGGCGACCTATGAAAATACTGAGGTCGCCGGGGCCACCGCTGACATTCTTAACGCAGCTTCCGAGTACGGGAAGCTTGATAAAACGCAGGGAGTTGGTAAATATGTCGACCAGGCTGAGAGTTATCTCAAAGAATATGAGTCCTCCAATACCAAACCCGCCGCCACCTCCGCCGCTGACACCGCGTCTGATGCTGGTGTGAAGGTTGCCCCCACCACTGAAGCGGCAGAGACTGATATTGCTGCCACCAAGGGAGCTGATGCAAGCACTGAAGAGTCCACCAAGCACAAATCATACGTGGAGGACAAGACGGAGGGTTTGTCTAGCAAGCCGCCTGCCGTAGACGCCCCCGTGAAAACTGATACAAGTGACGTCTATGGGGAGGATAAGGCTGATGGCTTGCCGAACAAGACGTCAGGCGGCAGCGCTGCCACGGAAACTGATGCGATAGGCGAGTATATAGATATTCAGGCAAGCGGCGGCGGCGGGGCCACCACAAAAACTGATGTAAGTGACGCCTATCAGCAGCCTAAAGTGGATAAATATGAGGAAAGTACAGAAGAAGATTTCAGGAAGAAGCCAACAGCAGCTGCCACCGATACAAGTGAATACCATGCAAAGGGTACAGAAGAGGGCATCTCAGACAAGCCTTCAAGCGGCTGCTTAGCCGCAGGAACCGACGCCGGAGATTCAGGATATGCGGACTCGGAGGAAAGTCTGCCGAAGAATTCTGCAGGCGGATATGCCGCCGGAGATGATGCAAGCGAGAAGGTTAGCCAATCCGGTGGTGGATTCGGGAACTTCACAAAAGTGGCTGGAGATTTCTTGAATAAATAG